AAAATGCGTGGTTGGCGTCCGCTGGAGTGCTTGCGTTCAAGGCGCTCAAAATCATGTCTGGGGATCAAGGATAGCAGTTGAGAAAGGATTGTGTTATGGTGTGCCACGTCCA
The Oceanidesulfovibrio indonesiensis genome window above contains:
- a CDS encoding DUF4372 domain-containing protein, translated to MELVSKQLTQKENLDVAHHNTILSQLLSLIPRHDFERLERKHSSGRQPRI